Within Longimicrobium sp., the genomic segment GGGCATCGGCCAGGCGGTGGGCCGCAACAACGCGGGCGAAGACGCGCAGCTGCGCCGCAGCTCCCGCCGCCCCCTCTCGGCCTCGCTGTTCAGCTTCCCCGACTGAACGTCGCACTCTCGCACTCTCGCACTTTCGCACTTTCGCACTTTCGCACTCTCGCCCTTCCCTCGTGTCCGACACCTTCACCACGCTCGCCGCGCCCGCCGAGGCGCAGATGCGCGAAAAGGCCTCGACGTTCCTGGCCTACGCGGCGCCGGTGGAAAACGAGGCCGAGGCGCGGGCCATTCTCGCGGAGCGCGGCAAGGCGATGTGGGACGCCACCCACCACTGCTCCGCGTGGTCGCTGCGCGACGGAACGCGCCGGGCGAACGACGGCGGCGAGCCCGGCGGGAGCGCGGGCCCGCCGATCCTCGCGGCCATCGAGGGCGCGGGGCTCACCGACTGCGTGGTGATCGTCACCCGCTACTACGGCGGAACCAAGCTGGGCGTCGGCGGGCTGGTGCGCGCGTACGGCGACGCGGCGGCCGCGGCGCTGCAGGCGGCGCCCCGGCGCGTGGGCACGTACGCGGAACGGCTGGCGGTGCGCTACCCGTACGAGCACACGGCCGCGGTCATGCGGGCGCTGGAGCGGGGGGGTGCGGAGGAGGTGGAGCACGGCTATGCGCCGGAGGGCGACGCCGGAACGGTGGATTTCACCCTGCCGCGGGGGCGCGTCCCGGCCCTTGCGGACGAGCTGCGGGAGGCGACGGCGGGGGCAGTTGCGCCGGAGCGCGGGGGCGAATGCGTGCTCTATCGGAACGCGAAAACCTGATCGGCGTATTCCTACGCGTGTTCACTCCGCGGCGCACCCGCGGACCCCACTCGACACGTGATTGCCGGCCCTCCTCTTCCGGGCCCGGCGCGCGCCAGAGCGCACCCGAAGGAGATCCACGGATGGATGGAGCCGTGCTCGCCGAGCCCATCATGGAGCGGTTGAGGAAACGCAACCCCGCGTATCACGAAACCGCGTACCTCTTCATCCTTGCCGCACTCCACTTCACCATCGAGCGCGTGGGCGAGGCTCGCCACATCACGGGCCGCGAGCTGGCCGAAGGGGCCCGCGACCTGGCCATCGAGCGCTTTGGGCTGATGGCTCGCTCGGTCCTGGAGTACTGGGGCATCCGCACCACCCGCGACCTGGGCGAGCTGGTGTTCGCGCTGGTGGACTGCGGGGTGCTCGTAAAGCAGGACGGCGACTGCGTGCGCGACTTCGAGGACGTGTTCTGCTTTCGCGCCGCCTTCGAGCAGAACTATCCCTGGTGCTGCTCGCGCCAGATGCAGGATTCCTGACCCGCATCTCCCCCACAAAACACCCGAGATCCACCCGCCTTCTCCGCGCCCTGGCTGGAACAGCCCTTGCGGCGCGCGGCCCCGGTCCGTGTGTGCGGGGCGGGGAGAACCTTCAGGGGAGGGGGAGAGGCCATGCCGGACGAGCGTGAGTTTCCGCAGTGCCGAAAGTGCAGCCAGGGCGTGCTGCTGCCGCTGTCGGACTATGGCCGCGACGGGGCGCCCATCACCTACAAGGCCTGGGTGTGCACCAACCCCGACTGCGGGTTCAACATCC encodes:
- a CDS encoding Minf_1886 family protein is translated as MDGAVLAEPIMERLRKRNPAYHETAYLFILAALHFTIERVGEARHITGRELAEGARDLAIERFGLMARSVLEYWGIRTTRDLGELVFALVDCGVLVKQDGDCVRDFEDVFCFRAAFEQNYPWCCSRQMQDS
- a CDS encoding YigZ family protein, which encodes MSDTFTTLAAPAEAQMREKASTFLAYAAPVENEAEARAILAERGKAMWDATHHCSAWSLRDGTRRANDGGEPGGSAGPPILAAIEGAGLTDCVVIVTRYYGGTKLGVGGLVRAYGDAAAAALQAAPRRVGTYAERLAVRYPYEHTAAVMRALERGGAEEVEHGYAPEGDAGTVDFTLPRGRVPALADELREATAGAVAPERGGECVLYRNAKT